The following are encoded together in the Tribolium castaneum strain GA2 chromosome 3, icTriCast1.1, whole genome shotgun sequence genome:
- the LOC663621 gene encoding transcription initiation factor TFIID subunit 8, producing the protein MEQTTTQQVNVYRKMLAASVCSILMESGFDTADKESLGTLTEMIQCFLTEVGALSKSYCELSGRSEPVVADVILAFVEMGHNFNDLMVYTKGMKHSVLPPLQPQQPQKQLNMLPAGSKHPLPPYIPQHLPQFPDPHAYVRTPTHKQPIIDYESVREKAAVQKKDIEKALTKFLAKTNPTHNLFDTDEANIFPLIACKPAYPPYLSALLPQDQIFDPEDLEYDHKSQMMQQSKEQKAKEKAENKEEEETEETLNDSTKSEENTNPNGYIDNPYLAATKLPKKDEMEVS; encoded by the exons atggaacaaaccACCACCCAGCAAGTAAACGTTTACCGAAAAATGTTAGCAGCGTCAGTCTGCAGCATTCTAATGGAGTCTGGTTTCGATACGGCCGACAAAGAAAGCCTCggtactttaacagaaatgaTCCAGTGCT TCCTAACCGAAGTGGGGGCACTTTCGAAAAGCTACTGCGAGTTGTCGGGCCGTTCGGAGCCCGTGGTGGCCGACGTGATTTTAGCATTTGTGGAAATGGGGCACAATTTCAACGACTTGATGGTGTACACAAAAGGCATGAAGCATTCGGTTTTACCCCCACTACAACCACAGCAGCCCCAGAAGCAGCTAAATATGTTACCAGCTGGCTCGAAGCACCCTTTACCCCCTTACATCCCTCAGCATTTACCCCAGTTTCCGGACCCCCACGCCTACGTTCGCACTCCT ACACACAAACAACCAATTATTGATTACGAATCAGTGAGAGAAAAAGCGGCAGTTCAGAAAAAAGACATAGAAAAGGCGTTAACGAAGTTTCTTGCCAAGACTAACCCCACACATAATTTGTTTGACACAGATGAGGCGAATATTTTTCCAC tgataGCTTGTAAGCCTGCGTACCCCCCTTACTTGAGCGCTCTCCTGCCCCAGGATCAAATTTTTGATCCTGAAGACCTCGAATATGACCACAAAAGTCAAATGATGCAacaatcaaaagaacaaaaagcgaaagaaaaagctgaaaataaagaagaagaagagaCTGAAGAAACACTAAATGATTCCACAAAAAGTGAAGAAAACACAAACCCAAATGGGTACATTGATAATCCGTATTTGGCCGCAACGAAGCTGCCTAAAAAGGACGAAATGGAGGTGTCATAA
- the LOC663638 gene encoding angiotensin-converting enzyme — protein MSKIGDLWWVVAVVGLLVEDAWGITDARLVQGTNVNLGEALQFLREYDSEASRICHRVSSARWTYSTNMTDFNKRKMIEEQTLQAKFNKLSWKRTMTFDWTRLPDQMVRRQLKFLITNSRASLTDEKYNEIYHLISEMKDIYSHIRICPFNSQESLFCDLELEPDVVRIVGNSRNHMELAHVWREWHDKVGPPMKNKFMRYVQIANQAARMNGFLDAGEEMRYVYEEQNFEIEIAQTWASLQPLYRELFTYVRRKLLQFYGPFVVRPEGPLPAHLLGNVWAQDWSKIVDLVAPYPEFKTIDVTDEMLRQGFTPLRMFQMAEEFYTSLGLKPMPPEFWRFSMFEKPNDRKVQCTASAWDFCNQIDYRIKQCTEVNMDDLISTHHEMAHIQYYLHYSEQPYLYRDGANPGFHEGVSNAISLSVFNPVHLHRVGLFNENTDSYETNINFLMLMALKKVAFAPFAYLVDAWRYEIFQNGVQNMNAVWWELRLRYQGLIPPIPRTENHFDAAAKRHIPADIPYMKYYVALLLEFQIHSSMCFASGHVGPLHNCDIYRSREAGRVLSDLLKVGKARHWKEVIKMLTRGQSDRLSAEAMLQYFQPLMLWLKVQNRNESVVGWMTSLEEEALFQPFLFATSNKIVFDSNLVIFISITPILINNYMLYK, from the exons GGTACGAACGTAAACTTAGGCGAAGCATTGCAATTCCTGCGTGAATACGACAGCGAGGCCTCCAGAATATGTCACCGCGTCAGTTCCGCCCGATGGACGTACTCAACCAACATGACCGACTTCAACAAACGCAAAATGATCGAAGAGCAAACCCTCCAAGCCAAATTCAACAAACTCTCCTGGAAGCGCACAATGACTTTCGACTGGACTCGCCTCCCGGACCAGATGGTCAGGCGCCAGCTGAAATTCCTGATAACCAACAGCCGCGCGAGCCTAACCGACGAGAAATACAACGAGATTTACCACCTCATCTCCGAAATGAAGGACATTTACAGCCACATCAGGATATGCCCGTTCAACAGCCAGGAGAGCCTCTTCTGCGACCTGGAGCTGGAGCCGGACGTGGTCCGGATCGTGGGCAATTCGCGCAACCACATGGAGCTGGCCCATGTGTGGCGGGAGTGGCACGACAAGGTGGGCCCCCCGATGAAGAATAAGTTTATGAGATATGTGCAAATCGCCAACCAGGCCGCGAGGATGAACGGGTTTCTGGACGCGGGAGAGGAGATGAGATATGTGTATGAGGAGCAGAATTTCGAGATTGAAATTGCGCAGACTTGGGCGAGTCTGCAGCCGCTGTACCGGGAATTGTTCACTTATGTGAGGAGAaaacttttgcaattttatgGGCCCTTTGTGGTCCGGCCCGAGGGGCCGCTGCCTGCACATCTTTTGGGGAATGTTTGGGCGCAGGACTGGAGCAAGATTGTGGACTTGGTGGCGCCGTATCCCGAGTTTAAGACTATTGATGTGACTGATGAAATGCTGAGACAGGGATTTACCCCACTTAG AATGTTTCAGATGGCCGAAGAGTTCTACACATCTCTCGGCCTCAAGCCCATGCCCCCTGAATTTTGGCGTTTCtcaatgttcgaaaaaccAAACGACCGCAAAGTACAATGCACGGCAAGTGCGTGGGACTTTTGTAACCAAATTGATTACAGAATAAAACAATGTACTGAAGTAAACATGGACGATCTAATTTCAACACACCACGAAATGGCCCACATTCAGTACTACCTGCACTACAGCGAACAGCCCTATCTGTACCGAGACGGGGCCAACCCTGGCTTCCACGAAGGAGTCTCGAACGCAATCTCTCTATCAGTCTTCAACCCGGTGCACTTGCACCGAGTCGGCTTATTCAACGAAAACACCGACAGTTACGAAACCAACATCAACTTTTTGATGCTGAtggctttgaaaaaagtcgCGTTTGCCCCGTTTGCGTATTTAGTGGACGCA TGGCgttatgaaatttttcaaaacgggGTGCAAAACATGAACGCAGTTTGGTGGGAATTGCGCCTGCGCTACCAGGGATTAATCCCCCCAATCCCTCGCACTGAAAACCACTTCGACGCCGCTGCAAAACGCCACATTCCCGCCGATATTCCGTACATGAAATATTACGTCGCGCTTTTGCTCGAATTCCAAATTCACAGCTCGATGTGTTTTGCTTCAGGGCATGTGGGGCCGTTGCATAATTGCGATATTTACCGGTCGAGGGAAGCCGGACGCGTTTTATC GGACTTGCTAAAAGTCGGGAAGGCCAGACATTGGAAAGAAGTGATAAAAATGTTAACTAGAGGACAGTCGGATCGCCTGTCTGCTGAAGCAATGCTTCAGTACTTCCAGCCCTTGATGTTGTGGCTCAAAGTACAAAATCGGAATGAAAGTGTGGTCGGATGGATGACAAGTTTGGAAGAGGAGGCTTTGTTCCAGCCATTCTTGTTTGCAACAAGcaacaaaattgtgtttgaTTCAAATCTTGTTATATTCATTTCTATAACTCCGATTCTTATAAATAACTACAtgttgtataaataa